The proteins below are encoded in one region of Bremerella sp. P1:
- a CDS encoding NAD(+)/NADH kinase — protein MTTVDPASPKKPPWTGKEKPRVMLLGAGNRPHVEEEAERLSHLLPQFAEVVHTDLEWEADLSEIEADFAIVLGGDGSILGAARSMGNKQIPIIGVNMGKLGFLAAFTPDHVVEQLAALCAGDCQIIEHMMLRCRVFKDDEVIAERIGLNEMALLGGPPFQIRTIDLYVDNQLATSYSCDGLIISTPVGSTAHNLSAGGPILRADLRAFVVSPISPHTLTMRSVVDTGDRCFEMHLRGSDRTMSVVVDGRVLSPVTSDHRVRVDQAQPRFKLVATHDHNYYRTLREKLGWGGQIDHGR, from the coding sequence ATGACCACCGTCGATCCTGCTTCCCCGAAGAAACCACCCTGGACTGGGAAAGAAAAGCCGCGTGTCATGCTGCTGGGGGCCGGTAATCGTCCTCATGTCGAGGAAGAAGCCGAACGACTTTCTCACCTGCTTCCGCAATTTGCAGAGGTCGTGCATACCGATCTTGAGTGGGAAGCGGATCTGTCTGAAATCGAAGCTGATTTTGCGATTGTGCTCGGTGGCGATGGTTCGATCCTCGGGGCTGCCCGTAGTATGGGAAACAAGCAGATTCCCATTATCGGCGTAAATATGGGTAAGCTCGGGTTTCTGGCGGCCTTCACACCGGACCATGTGGTCGAACAGCTCGCGGCGTTATGCGCGGGCGATTGTCAGATCATCGAGCATATGATGCTGCGATGCCGCGTTTTCAAGGATGACGAGGTGATCGCAGAGCGGATCGGTCTGAACGAAATGGCACTTCTGGGCGGACCACCCTTCCAAATCCGCACGATTGATCTTTACGTAGACAACCAATTAGCGACATCATATAGCTGCGATGGCTTAATCATCAGCACTCCGGTCGGGTCGACGGCCCATAACCTGTCGGCAGGCGGTCCTATTTTACGGGCCGACTTGCGGGCCTTTGTCGTCAGTCCCATCAGCCCCCACACGTTGACCATGCGGAGCGTGGTCGACACCGGCGATCGATGTTTCGAGATGCACTTGCGCGGATCGGACCGAACGATGTCGGTAGTGGTCGACGGTCGAGTGCTCAGCCCGGTCACCAGCGATCACCGCGTTCGCGTCGATCAGGCACAGCCGCGATTCAAGCTCGTCGCAACCCATGACCATAACTATTACCGCACGCTCCGCGAAAAGCTGGGCTGGGGCGGTCAAATCGATCACGGTAGATAG